DNA sequence from the Rhodothermales bacterium genome:
GTACGATCACCCAGGTGTTCCGTTCGGTGCAAGGCGTTGAGGTCGAGATGACCGCCTACGCCTGGAGCAACGAGTACCACGACGACTACCACATTATCAACCGTAAGTACACGAATACGGGTAACACCGACGATGACGATGAGATCGAACTGAACGGCCAGTCCCTGCAGGACATGTACGTCTACAACACGTACCGCTGGCGCGGTCGTGAGCAGGCGGCCGACCACGGTTCGAATGCGCAGACCTGGGGCAAGTTTTCCATGGTCGACATCGTAGGCGACGGACACGACACGTACCCGGTCGACTTTACGGCCATCTATATCTGGCACGGCTTCGATCCGGACTTCGCTTCGTCGAGCTGGAATAACCTCGGTTCTCCGATGGTGTCCCAGCGCGGCACGAACGCCCCGTCCGATACGATCGGCCGCCTCGCCGGCATGTCGTTCCAGGGCCTCATCGTCCTCCATGCCGACGAATCGACCACGGATCGCAGCTACAACCCCGCCAACCAGCCGCACACGCTCAGCTGGCTGGACTCGGACGAAGTGCTGAACGCGGACGGTCTGTCGAACCAGGACTACTACCAGCTCGGCATCCTGTCGCGTGAAAACCCGGATGTCTTCCCGGGTGGCGATTCCCGCAACTACCCGCACTACGCCGACCGTGTCGAGCCGAGCGGTGAGTTCTGGGCGCCTACCCAGAACGCCTCGCAGGGTAAGCAGGGCGGTTTCGCGGCCACCATGGCTTACGGCCCGTACCAGCTCGCCTTCGGTGAAAGCGTCAACTTCGTGGAAGCCGTCGTCGTCGGCGGTATCTCCTACGATGCCGCCACGCAGGTCGGTCGCGCCTACAAGCGCAGCGGCTTCGATGACAACGCGCTCATCGAATACGACGCGAACGGCAACGGCGTGATCGACGATGTGCCCTGGGATTACAGCGTCTACAAAAACGGCGGCGAACGCATGACCAAAGGTCAGTGGGTCATGACCGAGCGCGACTCCATGTTCCAGAACATGTACACCGCGCGTCGCCTGTACGAGGCCTCCAACGGCCTGACGCAGTACCCGGTCGTGCAGCCGCCGGCGCCGCCGAAGACGTTTGATGTGTTCGGCCGTCCGGACAAGGTCGAGATCTCCTGGACGACGATCTCCGGTCAGCCTGACCCGGTCAGCTGGGAAATCTACCGTACGAGCAACTACGAGGACAACCTGCCCTACGAGTTGATCACGACGCTCCCCGGCTCCGCTCGCAGCTATGAGGATCTCAGCCTCGTCCGCGGTATCGACTACTACTACTACATGGTAGGCGTAAGCGGCCCGCAGCCGATCGATCCGGAAGCCATCACCGGTACGCCCGAAGGCAAGCCGCTCCACAGCGGCCGCTACTTCACGCAGACGTACCAGCCGGCCAACCTGAAGCGCTCGCCCGGTGCGACCGTGGATGCGTTCCGCATCGTACCGAACCCGATCAACCTCGCGGCTGACGAAACGGTGCGCTTCTTCGTGGGCGGCGACGCCCTCCGGAGCCAGGTGGCCTTCTTCGATATCCCGGGCAATTGCACGATTTCCATCTACTCGGAGACGGGCGAATTCATCACCCGCATCGAACACACCGACGGCAGCGGCGACGAGCTCTGGAACCTTACCACGGCTTCCCGTCAGCCCATCGTGAGCGGTGTCTACCTCGTCCGCGTGGTAGACAACGAATCCGGTGCGACGGATGTGAAGAAGATGGTCGTTATCCAGTAATCCATGAGCGCGGGGGCAGGGATGTCCTGCCCCCAATCATAGATGCAACTGCTCAACAATCTTTGGAAAAGAGCTATGAAGAGAAGTTTATTTTACTCCATGCTTCTGGCTGCGCTCATGGTGGTGGTTCCCTCATCGTTTGCGCAGACAGTGACCCCCGATACGGAGGTCAATACGGAAAAGCTGGGCCAGACAGGCATGAAGTTCCTCACCACCTCACTCGACGCACGGGCCACGGGCCTGGGTGGCGCGGTGACGGCGGATGAGAGCTTCGCCAACTCGATGGCCCTGTTCTACAACCCGGCCACCATGGCGCGGATGACCGGCACGTTCAGCGTGGGCTTCGGCATCACGCAGTTCATCGCCGACATCAACTACAACGCGTTCAGCGCGGCCTTCCAGCCCCAGGGCGGCAACTATGGCGTCTTCGGTTTCAGCGTGATGAGCGTCGACTACGGCGATATCATCCAGACGATCCGCAGCGACACGGAAGCCGGCTACAGCGACGTCGGGACGTTCTCCCCCTCCGGCCTCGCGGTCGGTCTGGGTTACGCCCGTTCGTTTACGGACCGGTTCTCGGTCGGCGCCCAGTTCAAGCTGGCCACGCAGGACTTCGGATCGCAGCTCATCAATACGGGCGGTGAAGACCGCAACTTTGACGTGAGCACGGTCGCCGTCGACTTCGGCGTGCTGTACAACACGGGCTTCCGCAGCCTGGTGCTCGGCATGAGCGCTCGGAACTTCTCTCGTGAACTCACCTACGTCGCCCAGAGCTTCGAGCTTCCGCTGACGTTCCAGATCGGTCTCGCGATGGATCTGATCGATTTCACGAGCCTCGATCCGAACATGCACAGCTTCCAGTTCAGCGTCGAAGCACAGCGTCCGCGTGACTTCCAGGAGCACCTCCATGTCGGTGGCGAGTACACCTTCATGAACCTGCTCTCGCTGCGCGCCGGCCTGGCTCAGGCGTTCGTTCAGGACGAAGAACAGGGCATCAGCCTCGGCGCTGGCCTCAACTTCGACGTGTCGAACATCAACCTGCGCGCCGACTACGCCTACACCGACTTCGGTGTGTTCGATAGCGTGAACCGCTTCTCGCTGTCGCTCGGCTTCTAAGCAGCGCCTGTAGAACACCGTACTTGTTGTGTCATCCTGGCCTTGACCCAGGGTCCAGCCGGCGACGCCGGAACGGACCCCGGGTCAGGAGCCAGGATGACGCATTTTGGGCCATTCCGAATCCGTTGATTCCCGGTGAACCCGGGAGCAGCCGGCTTCCAGGTGCGTTCAATCCCCTCTCAACCCACACGGCCCTCTTTCTCCCCGCCAGTCGCCCGACCTCATGCGTTTCGTTCGTGGACTCGCGCTCTTCGCCGCAGTGCTCTCCGGCTGTTCGGCGCCGGATCCCGCCCCCCCGTCGTCCCGGACGGCGGACTCCGGGGCCCCGATCGTGTGGACCGACGTCACCGCCGATGCCGGCCTAGGCGCCTTCCGCCACCAGACCGGTGCCGTCGGCAACAAATGGTATCCGGAACCGATGGGCGGCGGCGGCGGATTTATCGACTATGACGGCGACGGGTGGCAGGACATCGTCCTCGCCGGCGGCGGCAACTGGGAAGCCGATCCGGCCAGGCAGCCGCAGTCGCTCTTCCTCTACCGCAATCAGGGCGACGGCACCTTTGCCGAGGTCACGGAAGCAGCCGGCCTGCGCGACGCCGTCGCCTACACCATCGGCGTCGCCGTGGCCGACTACGACAACGACGGCGACGAAGACCTGTTTGTGACGAATCTGCGCAAGAACCTCTTTTTCCGGAACGACGGGGGCCGCTTTACCGACATCACCGAGGCGGCCGGGCTTTCCGACGAGGCCGTCTGGAGCAGCTCCGCCATGTTCTTCGACGCCAACAAGGACGGCTGGCTCGATCTCTATGTGGGCAATTACGTAGACTGGACGCCCGAAACCGACATCTTCTGTCCTCCCGGCGGCACGGTCAAGCTCTACTGCATCCCCTCCGCATACACCGGCATCCAGAGCCGGCTGTTTATCAACGATGGCGACGGCACGTTCACCGACGTCACCGAACCGGCCGGCATCGCCCCGTCGCTCGGCAAGGCCCTCGGTGTCGCCGAACTCGACTACAACCGGGATGGATGGTCGGATATCGTGGTCGTCAACGACGGCGAAGGCGACTTGCTGTATCGCAATAACCAGGACGGGACGTTTACCGAACTGGGCGCTCGCAGCGGCCTCGCGTTTAGCGAACACGGCGAGGCGCGGGCCGGCATGGGCGTCGATGCCGGCGTGGTCGACAGCTCCGGCATGGTGAGCGTCTTCGTCGGCAACTTCTCCGAAGAGATGGTCGGCGTGTACCGGTACCTCGGCAACGAGTCGTTCCTCGACCGTTCGGCCGTCTCTCGCATCGGGTACCCGAGCCTGCTCATCCTGACGTTCGGTGTCATGCTCTTCGATGCGGACTACGACACCGACCTCGATCTTTTCCTCGCGAACGGCCACGTCTACCCGGATCGTATCGCGCAAAATGACAAGGTGACCTATCGACAGGCATCCCAGCTCTATATGAATCGCGGGGACGGCGTGTTCGATCTGTACGAACCAACGAGCGGCGTCCTTACACAGCAGATGGTGGCGCGAGCCATCGTGCTGGCCGATTACGATCGCGATGGAGACCAGGACATCCTGCTCACCGAAAATGGCGGTCCGGTCCATCTCTGGCGCAACGATCGCGAGGACCCGCCGTTTCTGCGGGTCGTGCTTCGGGGTCGGCAGGGCAATCGGGATGCCATCGGCGCGGAGGTCACGGCCGTCGTCGATGGGTTGCGGATGATCCGGCGCGTGCGGAGCGGTTCGAGTTATCTGGCCAGTTCGGAAAAGGCGGTCAATTTCGGACTCGGCCGGCATGCCACCGTGGATACGCTGCAGATCGTCTGGCCGTCCGGCCAGACCACAGTCGCGACCGAAGTGCCAGGCCGGCAGGCCATTCAGTTCGTCGAAGGCCAACCCGGCTATACGACCGTGCCGCTTCCCGGGCGGCTGCCATGAGATGCCGCATCTACCATATCCTGGTTGGGGCCGCGCTGGCCCTCGCCGGCTGCGGCGGGAGCGAGCCCGAGCCTGAGATGACCGCGAAGGCCCCGTATGTCGACGTGACGGAAGCGGCCGGGCTGTCGGCGTTCCGCCACGAGACCGGCGGCTACGGCCAGAGCTTGATGCCGGAAATCGTGGGCGGCGGCGGTGGATTCATCGATTACGACGGGGATGGGTGGCCGGACGTGCTGCTGGTGCAGGGTGGCATCTGGCCGCACCACGAAACGCGCGTCGTGCAGGCCGTCCGGCTCTACCGCAACCTGCGCGATGGGCGCTTTGCGGAAGTCACCGACGAGGCCGGCCTCGCCGGCGTGACGGCGTATGCCTTCGGCGTCGCCGTGGCCGATACGGACAATGACGGCGACGAGGATTTCCTGGTCACGACGCTGCATCGCAACCTGTTTTTCCGGAACGAAGGCGGTCGGTTCGTCGAGGCATCGAAAGACGCAGGGCTCGCGGATGGGTCGGTATGGAGCACATCGGCCGCTTTTCTGGACGCCGATCGCGACGGATGGGCGGATCTGTATGTCGGCAACTACGTCGACTGGACGCCCGAAACCGATCTGCGCTGCATGCACAAGGGGAAGAAGGTGTTCTGCACGCCGCAGGAATACACCGGCCGCGCCAGCCAGTATTACCATAACAACGGTGACGGCACCTTCACGAACCGGACCCGCGAGGCCGGCTTTCTGGCCGGCGTGGATACGACGCTCGACAAGACGCTGGGGGTCGCCGTGCTGGACTTCAACGAGGACGGCTGGCCGGACATTACGACGGGCAACGACACGGAGAACGACTTTCTGTATGTAAACCAGGGGGATGGGACCTTCCGCGAGTCCGGCTTGCAGAGCGGCGTCGCGGTGAGCCAGCACGGGACGCCCCGGGCGGGCATGGGCGTCGACGCCGGCGTGGTCGATAGCAGCGGGAATGTCACCATCTTCGTCGGCAATTTTTCGGAGGAGTCCGTCAGCGTCTTCCGGTATCAGGGCAACGAGCAGTTCGAGGACCGGTCGGCGATATCGCGGCTGGCGTATCCGAGCAACCTGAACGTCACGTTCGGGCTGGCGCTGCTCGACGTAGATCTCGACACGGATCTGGATCTCCTCACGGCCAACGGGCACGTGCTGACCCACATCAACGAGGTCTCCCAGGCAATTCAGTTTCGCCAGCCGGCCCAGCTTTTCCTCAATCGAGGCAACGGCACGTTCGACGAATACCGCGCTGCCGAAGGGCCCCTCACGGCCCGCATGGTCGCCCGCGGGCTGGCGTATGCCGACTACGACCGCGACGGGGACGTGGATGTCCTGCTGGTCGAAAACGGAGGACCCGCCCATCTCTGGCGCAACGAAACGGATGCCGGCCGGTACCTGCGGGTACGGCTCATCGGGCAGCGCAGCACCCGCGACGGGCTGGACGCGCAGGTCACGGCGTACGTGCCGGGGCTGGCGATGGGGCGGTGGGTCCGGAGCGGCGGCAGCTTTTTATCCAGTTCCGAGAAATGGGTGACCTTCGGGCTCGGAGCCCACGACCGCGTGGATTCCCTGCGCGTCGTCTGGCCCAGCGGCGTGGTGGATAGGTTTATGAACGTCGCGGCCGGCCAGGAACTGGTCATCCGGGAAGGGAACCCTACCTTTGAATCTTCAGCACGATAAACGACGATGAGACAGACGATGAATGGAATGCGTTGGGCAGCCGGCATGGTGCTGGCAGGGATGCTCGTGCTCGGCGGGTGCGCGCGCGACGAGGCCACCGAGTTGACGCGTACCGAACGGCTCCGCCTCAAGATCGACCCCCATGTGGGGCAGCTGATGGCGAGGAGCCAGGCCGCGTTCGCGCAGAACAATTTCAACCTGGCGCTGGCGCTGACGGACAGCGTCATCGCCGTCGAGCCCGTCCTCGCCGACCCGTACTTCATGCGCGGCCGCATCTTTTCGCGGCTCAATCTGCCGGAACAGGCCCTTGAATCCTATCACGCCGTGCTCAACCTCGACCCGGAGTACCGCGGCGCGTGGTACGACATGGGGCTGATCGCCTTCAAGGGAGGCCGGCTCCGCGAGGCCGTGGAGTTCATGCAGAACGAGGAGTCGCTCGATCCGACCGATTTTCTCTATCTCGAGATGGGCAAGATCTACGCGCGCCTCGGCGAACCGGACAGCGCACGCATGGCCTATGAAAAGGCGATCGACCTGAACCCGGGCAACGCGTCCGCGCACATGTGGTTCGGCCAGCTGCTCGAAGAAACCGGCGACCTGGACGCCGCGCTCGAGCAGTCCCTCGAAGGCGCCCGCATCAAACCCAACGATCCGGAATACGAATACATCATCGGATCGCTCTATTTCCGGAAGGGCGACAACGAAAAGGCGGTCGAATACCTGAAGCCGGTCGCGGACGAGCTGCCGTGGCATCAGGGCGCCCATTACAACCTGGGCCAGGCGTTGCTGCGGCTCGGGCGCGAGAAGGAGGCGCAACCTTATCTAGAACGCGCCGATGCGGCGCAGCAAATGCAGCAGGCCGTCAACGATGCGCAGGCGGCGGTCGAGACCGATCCCGACGATCGTGACAAATGGGTGCACCTGTCCGAAGTGCTCTGGAAGGTGGATCAGAAAGACAAAGCCGTCGAAGCCTACAGCGTGGCCCTCAGCATCGACCCCGCCAACTTTGCGATGCAGACCAATTTGGCCAACATGCTGGTGCAGAAGGGAGACGTTGAAGCCGGCATCAGCCGGTACCACGCCATCCTCCGCATCAAGCCCGAGATGGTCGATACCTGGTACAACCTGGGCGTCGCCTACGCCAATGAGAAGATGTACGCCGATGCCCGCAAGAGCTGGGAGAAGGCGCTGGAATACGACGCCGGCAACCGGAAGCTCAGGGATGCGCTCAAACAGCTCGCCGAACTCGAAAAAGCGCAATAAAACATCCCCCACACGTGGAGGGCGTCACCGGCTGATTTCCACCTGCAGCGGGCCGCGTTCGAGGCCGGGGGAGGTCAACACCACCTCGAAACGCTGCGGCCCGGCGGCGAGCGGAAGGTCTGTCAGCCGGCGTTCGGCCTCGCCGGCGGCGATGGGGGCCGTGAAGACCGTATCGCCGGAGCGCAGCGTCAGCGTGCCGGCAGCCGGGGCCGCGCCGAACCGCACGTCGATCGCATAGACGGCCGTCTCGGCCACGTCGATGAGCCAGTAGCCCAGGGCGTCGGGCGCCCAGCCGCCGGCGCCGTGCGTGCCGGGGTAGCGCCAGTCCTGCCGCGTGAGCACGGTGACCGGTTCGGCGGGGTGCCCCACCACGATCCGGGGCGGCGCATAGTTGTCGGGACGCGTCGCCGAGACGTCGTCGAACCAGGCATCGTAGCGGGCGACCATCGCGTCGAGCGTGTCGGGGTGCTGCGCGGCGAGGTTATTCGACTCGTACGGGTCCGCCTCGATGTCGTACAGCTCGAACGCCGGCTCGGTGTCCAGGCGTTCGCGGCCGAATCCGCTGTTGTGGACGAGCTTCCAGCGCCCCCGCATGCTTGCGAACTGATGGTACCGGGCGGGCTGGTCGCCGCGGTGCGACTGGATGGTGAGCGTGCGCCCGTCGTCGCGAGCCGGCGCGCCCTCGAGGGCGGGGAGCAGGCTGCGGCCATCGAGCCGCAGGCCGGCCGGGGGCGTGACGCCGGCGGCGTCGAGGAGGGTGGGGAAGAGGTCGATGTGCGCCGCTACGGCTCCCTCGATCGTGCGCGCCGGGAAGTGGCCGGGCCAGTGCGCGAAGAGCGGCGAGCGGATGCCCCCTTCAAAGACCTCCGTTTTTCGGCCCCGCATCGCGCCGACATACCGCCGAGATTCCGGCCCGTTATCCACCAGAAAAACGACGATCGTGTTCTCGAGCAGGCCGTCGCGTTCGAGCCGGGCGAAGAGCCGGCC
Encoded proteins:
- a CDS encoding PorV/PorQ family protein — protein: MKRSLFYSMLLAALMVVVPSSFAQTVTPDTEVNTEKLGQTGMKFLTTSLDARATGLGGAVTADESFANSMALFYNPATMARMTGTFSVGFGITQFIADINYNAFSAAFQPQGGNYGVFGFSVMSVDYGDIIQTIRSDTEAGYSDVGTFSPSGLAVGLGYARSFTDRFSVGAQFKLATQDFGSQLINTGGEDRNFDVSTVAVDFGVLYNTGFRSLVLGMSARNFSRELTYVAQSFELPLTFQIGLAMDLIDFTSLDPNMHSFQFSVEAQRPRDFQEHLHVGGEYTFMNLLSLRAGLAQAFVQDEEQGISLGAGLNFDVSNINLRADYAYTDFGVFDSVNRFSLSLGF
- a CDS encoding CRTAC1 family protein, producing the protein MRFVRGLALFAAVLSGCSAPDPAPPSSRTADSGAPIVWTDVTADAGLGAFRHQTGAVGNKWYPEPMGGGGGFIDYDGDGWQDIVLAGGGNWEADPARQPQSLFLYRNQGDGTFAEVTEAAGLRDAVAYTIGVAVADYDNDGDEDLFVTNLRKNLFFRNDGGRFTDITEAAGLSDEAVWSSSAMFFDANKDGWLDLYVGNYVDWTPETDIFCPPGGTVKLYCIPSAYTGIQSRLFINDGDGTFTDVTEPAGIAPSLGKALGVAELDYNRDGWSDIVVVNDGEGDLLYRNNQDGTFTELGARSGLAFSEHGEARAGMGVDAGVVDSSGMVSVFVGNFSEEMVGVYRYLGNESFLDRSAVSRIGYPSLLILTFGVMLFDADYDTDLDLFLANGHVYPDRIAQNDKVTYRQASQLYMNRGDGVFDLYEPTSGVLTQQMVARAIVLADYDRDGDQDILLTENGGPVHLWRNDREDPPFLRVVLRGRQGNRDAIGAEVTAVVDGLRMIRRVRSGSSYLASSEKAVNFGLGRHATVDTLQIVWPSGQTTVATEVPGRQAIQFVEGQPGYTTVPLPGRLP
- a CDS encoding CRTAC1 family protein; the encoded protein is MRCRIYHILVGAALALAGCGGSEPEPEMTAKAPYVDVTEAAGLSAFRHETGGYGQSLMPEIVGGGGGFIDYDGDGWPDVLLVQGGIWPHHETRVVQAVRLYRNLRDGRFAEVTDEAGLAGVTAYAFGVAVADTDNDGDEDFLVTTLHRNLFFRNEGGRFVEASKDAGLADGSVWSTSAAFLDADRDGWADLYVGNYVDWTPETDLRCMHKGKKVFCTPQEYTGRASQYYHNNGDGTFTNRTREAGFLAGVDTTLDKTLGVAVLDFNEDGWPDITTGNDTENDFLYVNQGDGTFRESGLQSGVAVSQHGTPRAGMGVDAGVVDSSGNVTIFVGNFSEESVSVFRYQGNEQFEDRSAISRLAYPSNLNVTFGLALLDVDLDTDLDLLTANGHVLTHINEVSQAIQFRQPAQLFLNRGNGTFDEYRAAEGPLTARMVARGLAYADYDRDGDVDVLLVENGGPAHLWRNETDAGRYLRVRLIGQRSTRDGLDAQVTAYVPGLAMGRWVRSGGSFLSSSEKWVTFGLGAHDRVDSLRVVWPSGVVDRFMNVAAGQELVIREGNPTFESSAR
- a CDS encoding tetratricopeptide repeat protein, with protein sequence MNGMRWAAGMVLAGMLVLGGCARDEATELTRTERLRLKIDPHVGQLMARSQAAFAQNNFNLALALTDSVIAVEPVLADPYFMRGRIFSRLNLPEQALESYHAVLNLDPEYRGAWYDMGLIAFKGGRLREAVEFMQNEESLDPTDFLYLEMGKIYARLGEPDSARMAYEKAIDLNPGNASAHMWFGQLLEETGDLDAALEQSLEGARIKPNDPEYEYIIGSLYFRKGDNEKAVEYLKPVADELPWHQGAHYNLGQALLRLGREKEAQPYLERADAAQQMQQAVNDAQAAVETDPDDRDKWVHLSEVLWKVDQKDKAVEAYSVALSIDPANFAMQTNLANMLVQKGDVEAGISRYHAILRIKPEMVDTWYNLGVAYANEKMYADARKSWEKALEYDAGNRKLRDALKQLAELEKAQ
- a CDS encoding arylsulfatase, with product MFTLLFSHLQRPGHVTTQRDAAPAFDGQLRLRCSAVLIALGLLAGGCRPAPTRPNIVLIMTDDQGIGDFGLYGNPVLQTPNLDAMASRSARWGRFYVSPVCAPTRASLMTGRYNYRTRVVDTYIGRAMMEPDETTLAEVLADAGYATGIFGKWHLGDTYPMRAMDQGFEESLVLRGGGIGQPSDPPGGEGRYTNAILSHNGTLVQTAGYCTDVYFDSALDWIERVSPERPFFAYIATNTPHSPYHDVPDSLYRVYAARDLTLDQFPHPEAARLEPGYDTDVLARIYAMVGNIDENIGRLFARLERDGLLENTIVVFLVDNGPESRRYVGAMRGRKTEVFEGGIRSPLFAHWPGHFPARTIEGAVAAHIDLFPTLLDAAGVTPPAGLRLDGRSLLPALEGAPARDDGRTLTIQSHRGDQPARYHQFASMRGRWKLVHNSGFGRERLDTEPAFELYDIEADPYESNNLAAQHPDTLDAMVARYDAWFDDVSATRPDNYAPPRIVVGHPAEPVTVLTRQDWRYPGTHGAGGWAPDALGYWLIDVAETAVYAIDVRFGAAPAAGTLTLRSGDTVFTAPIAAGEAERRLTDLPLAAGPQRFEVVLTSPGLERGPLQVEISR